From Chloroflexota bacterium, one genomic window encodes:
- a CDS encoding IS91 family transposase translates to MRPAFEVADVLNTHWLNITRSLSLSSWQWRTLDAIRRCRTASLGGHIDQCSSCGHLRISYNSCRNRHCPKCQQVQRERWILAREADLLPVPYFHVVFTLPQELNQLCLYEPAKIYKLLFDTAWSVIRSFALDQKHLGAETGMISILHTWGQNLSLHPHLHCIVPGGGLTKAGHWKYSRSDGGFLFPVKAMSSVFRARFVATLRSRMKGIDKPFYNSLFKNPWVVYAKLPFGGPKQVIEYLGRYTHKIAISNHRISAITDTLVTFRYKDYRDQSKTKLLTLQASEFIRRFSLHILPKAFPRIRHYGILSSRRKQKTIPLIHQQLGSSQQCQKKDSDSYREKDWKIISAERLGYDPLCCPVCKQKTMSTILVFDRRGPPDISLLKSFTKPDPHAVQC, encoded by the coding sequence GTGCGTCCCGCTTTTGAAGTGGCCGATGTGCTCAACACTCATTGGCTGAACATCACGCGCTCCTTGTCCTTGAGCTCCTGGCAATGGCGCACTCTGGATGCCATCCGAAGATGTCGCACTGCCTCCTTGGGCGGACATATTGATCAGTGTTCCTCCTGTGGGCATCTGCGCATCAGCTACAACTCATGCCGCAACCGCCATTGTCCTAAGTGCCAGCAGGTACAGCGCGAGCGCTGGATCCTCGCCCGTGAAGCGGATCTCTTGCCCGTACCTTACTTCCATGTCGTCTTCACTTTACCACAAGAGCTCAACCAACTCTGCCTCTATGAACCAGCCAAGATTTACAAACTCCTCTTTGATACCGCATGGAGCGTGATCCGATCTTTTGCGCTTGATCAAAAACACCTCGGTGCTGAAACTGGCATGATCAGTATCCTGCACACTTGGGGACAAAACCTATCCTTGCATCCGCATCTTCATTGTATTGTACCCGGCGGTGGATTAACAAAGGCCGGTCATTGGAAATATTCACGCAGCGATGGTGGGTTCCTCTTTCCTGTAAAAGCAATGAGCTCCGTATTCCGTGCAAGGTTTGTGGCCACGCTGCGTAGCAGGATGAAAGGGATTGACAAACCGTTTTATAATAGCTTGTTCAAAAACCCGTGGGTGGTTTATGCAAAGCTCCCATTCGGTGGCCCAAAACAAGTGATCGAATACCTGGGACGCTATACCCACAAGATTGCAATCTCCAACCATCGCATCTCCGCTATCACAGATACTCTCGTCACTTTCCGCTACAAAGATTACCGTGATCAAAGCAAAACCAAACTGCTCACGCTTCAGGCCAGCGAATTCATCCGCAGGTTTTCTTTGCACATTCTTCCTAAAGCCTTTCCTCGCATCCGTCATTACGGAATACTGAGCAGCAGGCGAAAACAAAAAACGATCCCGCTGATTCATCAGCAACTCGGCTCATCTCAGCAGTGTCAGAAAAAGGATTCCGATAGCTATCGGGAGAAAGATTGGAAAATAATCAGCGCTGAGCGACTTGGCTATGATCCGTTGTGCTGTCCGGTTTGCAAACAGAAAACAATGTCCACCATTCTTGTTTTCGACAGGCGCGGGCCTCCGGATATTTCTCTCTTAAAATCATTTACCAAACCAGACCCTCATGCCGTTCAATGTTAA